attattattattattattattattattattattattattattattattattattattattattattattattattattattattattattattattattattattattattattattattattattattattattattattattattattattattattattattattattattattattattattattattattattattattattattattattattattattattattattattattattattattattattattattattattattattattattattattattattattattattattattattattattattattattattattattattattattattattattattattattattattattattattattattattattattattattattattattattattattattattattattattattattattattattattattattattattattattattattattattattattattattattattattattattattatttagatGATACATGGAAAATTCACAATTCTTGAACCTCGAAATGAAGAATTGCCAGCATAAAGACTTCCAATTATGATGGCAATCCAAAAACGCACTGCAATTGGAATTGTTCGATTTCCTAAAAAAATACATGGATGTATCCCCCATCCCGATCCACAAACTCGTCGCAATTCCTATCCACCAAAATCCATTTCGAATCAGAAACATCCATCAAAATTCTCATACATCAGCAAACCTATCGATCCCAAAAAAACCcaacttattttttttccgcATAAAAGAGtgaaacccaaaaaaaaaaaaaatcccgacCCAACTCAGTATAATCAATCCTTctctcaaacaaaaaaaaaacactcagcATAATCCAACCCAATCGAAACCGCATCAGATCACCTAACAACCAACAGATGAATCGACTGCTCAATTaaaacaaaaggaaagaaaCTTCGTGGCGAACCTCGTCCTTGAGCATGTGGAGGAGCGTGGTCTTGCCGGCGTTGTCGAGGCCGAGGAAGAGGATCTTGGCCTCCTTCTGCCACAGCCCCAGCGACGCCAGCACCCCGTAGAACCAGTCCACCAGGAAcatctccgcccgccgccgccgccggtggcctctctgtcgccggaggagaggaagaagaagggtctTAGCGGATCTTGATGCGGACCCGTTAACGAGCGAATGGGGTGTGGCGTGGTGACGTGGCGGGCGATCtctctccgcctccgcgcccgcgGGTTGAAATACGGTGGAGGCCAGaggatgacacgtgggcccGGGTTTGGGTGTGGGGCCAGGTTGTCAGACGTGGGTAGGTGGGAGACTGGGAGTTGGGTTGTTTTGGAGCAATACCGCGGGTTGGAACGTTCACATTAGAagcttgatgatgatgattcagATCTGTGTAAATGTTTTACTACTATGATGTAAAATGGTGTGAATTGCTAAAATTGTGTTCCATTTTGGACGACTTTTGTACGGTTCGTTTTgttttgagaattttttttcacgGTTCGTTTACGGGTTTAAAGTGCGTGTATTTAGTATTAACTTCGTTAACTCTAGATATATGTGGATAAGTATGAAATAGAAGTTGTTTTCTGCCTGTTCAGCTACATTAgcgagttactccctccgtcccataaaaaatgatCTAGcattggatgtgacatattttggtactataaatctggatatatGGATGTCCAGATTAGTATATTAGGATGTGTTATATTCGgtattagattggttttttatgggacggatggagtatattttaaTAACTTTAATGTAATGAAAATGCATATCACCCGATACAATTAAACataaatttgtcaaaaaaattaaacataaaCACTTCGGTAACCAAAATTCCATATTAATTTTAACACTTGGTTGGGTGAATTCATCACTATTGTTTTCTTCCCAGCTTCTACGAAGAAGCATTCGATTTTCCTAGCCACGCAGGACCGTCGTCAAAAAGCATGCTCTGAATAATTTTCGCTACGCTGACTAAACAGAATCAGCTACAGTGTCTGGATGTAGACCAACAGCACCATGTTTGACTGATAGGAGGAAAAAACGAAACTACGTATTCGCAAATGAAAATTAATTTATGAGTAAgacttttatatacatattttcaacaatataaaagtaaaatctgaaaaataaactatgataaaaaaatttcaaaatcaactttaaatttaagattaaaaatttaaattttagcttataagtTTAAGCACAAGAGAAAATATGAGGCCGCAATTTGATCAGTGTTGGGATCAAATGTAAACCACGAGGAAACTGACACGTGATACGCTGTCAACCTTCCATTAGCAACTCGgaaagtttgaaaatcaaaGCTCTCTCAAGTACAGTATGAGAACAGCCCTAGCTTGCCTTCGtacggaggaagaagagagtactctctctgtttttctttaatATATGATTTCATTGTTTTTTAAGATAGTTtgactatttattttattcaaaatttgtgtaattattatttattttattgtgattttgaTTTGTTGTTATAGATGTTTTAAACAtgacttatatgatttatattttatatatttaatttttttaaaaaaataaataattatgttAAAAAAAGTTAACGATGTCTTGTATTAAAAAGGTGTGCTTGGCTACTACCTGTACGGCATAGGCtcctaaattttattttccaaaaaCGTCATATCGAATCTTTAAACACATGtgtggagcattaaatataaataaaaaatctaattgcacagtttgcatgaaaatcacgagatgaatcttttgagcctgattagtccatgattagccattaagtgctacagtaacctgcattgctaatgatgaattatttagacttaataaattcgtcttgcggtttccaggcgagttatgaaattagtttttttattcgtgtccgaaaaccccttcgacatccggtcaaacgtccgatgtgacaccccaAAATTTTAACCCATAGCATACTTTTCTTCCAAGCCTTCTAGGCTCTTCCATTTCGTCAGCCTGCCTGTCTCTCTTGGACAGCCTGGAAATCGCAGAAGCTTCTCTTTTCACTTGCTGGAGATTGGTTGCAAAGTTGCTTGTTTATTATTTGGATTTTGACAAGGAAAATGTTAGGCATTCCTTTGGAACGCAGAAACCTTATTGACCTTGATTTTCCTTCAAAATGTCTACGACCAAAACGAGGCCTGATCAAGTGGAATTCATGCCTCATCTCAGTTCTCGGTATAACTTCATAGTTACAAGATGTTTGTGTATGTGGTTGTGGGGTTCAATGCAAAAGTTTATGTGGTTATGCAGTAATTCAGGCTTGTAAAtatcagaattttttttctaaaaagaaaacaaatcatatgTGATTCAAGACTACAAACAAGTAAACAATAACCTGACCATTTGACAAAGTCGCCAAACAGCAATCTATGTAAGACCGATCTGACAAGATATCTGAAAATGTGACGGAGGAGGATCGATGCAACGCGTTGAAAGATCTTTATTTTGTTCAGAGATCTTCTATTTGTTGAAAGATCAACACGTTGGATGGTTGGAATGTCTTGCACCAAAGATTGTACAGGTTTAAAACACATCAGCAAAAACTATTGGCATTCAGTACTGTAGCAGGGAATGGGCTGAATAGTATCTCTGTTTCAGGTCAAATATATAGTTATTTACCAATCTTTgaaatacacacacacacacacttgtACATAAGGTCTACTTTGAAGATAGTTTACATGGTAAGATTTTCATACTTATACTCAAGTACTCGTAACACGCCAAAAGCCAAAGCTGAATGAAAAGAATATGATGAAAAACTCGTAAATTaagttcaaatttcaaaattcgCCATGATTTATAAGTCGAAGCTAAAACAAGCAGCCTCGTAGAGACTCAAACTAAACGAATTTATTTGATAAGATTTGAGAAATAAGGTTGGTCAaacaaatctctctctctctctctctctctctctctctctcatgtccCCACAGGCAGGCAGACAGCATCAAAGAGCAGCAGAAGCAAACAAGCCAATGAAGCCACCACAGCTTGGCAACTTGCATCAGAAAAGAATTATATTCATTTATTCTCCCTTCTCGGCTTTTCTCCAGGATGTGTTTTTCAATGTCCATGCTATTGGTGGCTAGCTACTCCTTGACCTTCTCACTAGTATAGCCATTAGTAAAAcatcccttcttcttcttcttcactagCTTCTCACTCACTCACCTCCTCCATATTCCCCTTTCTTGCAAAGGAGAAAGGAACAAGAATAGGATTCAGCTCAGGTCAGCTCCATCACTGCAGAGAATATAAAGATCTGAAAGAGGCAAGCAGACAAGGTCAGGTCAGGTCAGGTCAGAGGAGAAGCTAGCAGCCATGAGTACCATGAAATTTTGCCGCGAATGGTGAGCTGATTCGTGATGCGTGTGCATATTTGATTGATAGTTTGTTTCCTTGTTTGGGTGAAGAGGTTTTGGTGATTGATTTGGTCTTGTTTTTGTTGGCAGCAACAACATACTGTATCCCAAGGAGGATAGGGACCAGAAGATTCTGCTCTATGCCTGCAGGAACTGTGACCACCAGGTTCTTTCTTgttcatctcctctctctcttcccagcAAGATTTCTCTAGTTAGATCTCTACAACAATATTAGAAGATGAGAAATACCATAGATAAGCTAGAAGAGCTAAAGAGTGTGAGCAATTCAATCTGAAGCTTTAGGAGTAGAGTGCTATTTTTGTACTGAAAGACAATTGGACTGAAGCTTTGAGATTGATTTGGATGAAGATAAGCTATATTTGGAAGTAGAGATGAGGTTCATTTAATGAAAAAGATTATGAAAAGAATCTTGCTTTACACCCATTTTGTTAGGTGATTATTGTAGAACAAAATTTTGTCTTTGTTCTAATGCCATGGCAAAATGCAATGCTGAAAAATTCTCACAGGAGGTTGCAGACAACAACTGCGTCTACCGGAATGTGGTGCACCACAGCGCCGGAGAGTTCACCCAAGTGCTCCAGGATGTCGCCGGCGATCCGACTCTCCCTCGCACCAAGGCGGTCCGGTGCGCGGTCTGTGGCCACGGCGAGGCCGTGTTCTTCCAGGTCAGTTGAAGTTGCAAACAATCGCAGTTAAATATAATTCAGAAGTCAAGTGTGAAATTATGAACAAAACCTGATCATGGCTTCATATTGTTCTGCAGGCCACTGCCAGAGGGGAGGAAGGGATGACCCTGTTCTTCGTCTGCTGCAACCCGAGCTGCGGTCACAGATGGAGAGAATGAGATCAATttgtagtcaaccaagtgaAGAAAGTCATTGATGCAAATGATCAGAGAGACATATGATTTTGATTTCATCCAAGAGACATTCCATAGAAGCATAGACTGATTGTatgtttaaatttttaaaaacacaTTCAGGCATCGGTATTTTGTGTAACTTCTGAAGGAAAAGGATCAAGACTACTAGGATAAAACATTCTGTGGTCTATTCCTTCCTTATAAACAAAGGATGGGATGAGGACAGTTTTCTTGGTGATTCAATTCTGCAGTAATTTCCGTAGACAATCTTGACAGGAACCATGTTCTGAATTTTCATCAGCTCAAGCAAACGATgagcaacatttttttttttttttgaaaacttggATATCATATGGCCATTAAAACTGGCTGCATATTTCGTTGTAAGCAATAACTGCTACTGGATGAAAATTATGCAGATCGTCAACCACAATAGTCTTGCTCAGGTGCAGAACTGCATTTAAGCAGCCAAAGTAAATGAAACATTCAATTTTAAGAATACTGAAGAGCACCTTTAGATCTGGGATCCTGAAATTACGGATGTTTGAACATCTCTTGAAGACATTTGTGTATATAATGTTCAATGGTAGAGTAGTACACAATGCATGCTTGGCTATATTTTCAACATCGGAACGATGCTATTACAACAATCTGAATCTCCTATGCTACAAAAGGCATTTCATGGTTACAGTTTCAGCACTCTAAACTCTCAACCCAAAATTGTGTTACAACAATCATATAactaggttgtgtttagttcagcgcaaagtttgaattttggttgaaattgaagatgatgtgactgaaaagttgtgtgtgtatgacatgttgatgtaatagaaaaggactgaagtttggatccaaactttggatctaaacacagccctagttGAAGactggtagttttttttttctttcacaaaGTACTGATATCCACGAACAACGACCAAGAAGGCACTGTTTTGCTGGAGGAGATTGTTATATGACAACTGGGCACTGACCAATACTTCTCCCCGAAGATAGCTCCAAGAGTTGCTTTCGACAGTTTAGGGATGTGCTCTtggttaaaaaataaaaaatcagcaTCAATTGGGAGGCAATGCATCCACAAGTTCATAATAACGTTGAAAGAACTTATGCCATCGTCGAAATAAATTCATTCGCCCATGAAGGGAGAGGTGACCGGAAGGTGACTGGCAATCCAGTGACTGGGTGTACAAATGACAAGCTCTCAGCATGCAATGCATGGCCATCATAATCCACACCATTCCACTCAATAACTCCGCTGTACTTCACATCACCTCTGATAGGGAACCCAAGATACTGACAGTGCAGACGAATCTGATGTGTTCGTCCACTCTGAGGATAGGCTCTAACCAAAATTATGCTGTTCTTCTCATCACCATCTGAAGTCAGGTCAGCTGCCTTCTCTTGTACGGTAATAGACTCTGTTtcatcaacttcaaaattagaTGGTTCTCTAAACTGTCCCTTGCCATTGATTCCCAGAACTTCAAATCGTGTACTCATGTCGCGTACAACGGAACCCCCTGGTAGTGATCGTCCAACATCAGACATAGCGTACACACGCCAAGCACCATGTTTTGATCGACCATGGCCAGAGCATATCTTAATCTTCTCCCATGCTGGTGGGTAACCTATGCAAAGAGCTAGATATGTTTTCTTAACTTTGTGCTCTGTAAACGCCTTCACTAGCTTCCCAGCAACCTTATTGCATTTGGTAATAACCATGAGCCCACTGGTATCACGGTCTAGCCTGTTGGCGAGGTGAAGGTTAGGTTTAGTTGCTTCATCCCCTGTAAATCATAAAAGATTTACCTTTAGTTACAAATAGCAAAGCGTAATACTAGGAACTCAAAAGAAATACTTGAGCCAGGACATTAAAGTAGGAATTGAAACAAATGCTTGAGCTAAGGCACTAAATTGTGAAGATcaagatgaaaaaaaagggtACATCAATGTATTATCTCTGCTGTTAAAGTGCCCTAGCCTGTGGATACAGTGATGGTCAAAATTCAAAAGCTAccagacagaaaaaaaaagaatgctaCCAGAAAGAATTATGCTGACTGGTGGGAATTCATTGGATAATTTCGCCAAATTGTGGAGTTCAGATGCCCAAAATGCCATGCAGTGTGATTTCAATTTCAGGCAATAATACTAGAATACACAACTGAGAACAAATTCCCTTGTGAGAACAAGTTGATACAGCACCACAGTATGACCCCGTTTATTACGATCTATACTGAGAAGAGAAATGGTCAGCTTGATTTCTATGACCAACACTTTCTGTTCCCTCCCTCTACACATGTATACAGAGCTCATATTTAGCCTCCTATATTCCAAAATACAACGATTTGGGACAACAACTACTCGACGAGAATCAACAACGGCACTCACAGAAAACCAATTCAAGGTGATGCCAGCAATATCCAATGTGTATAATGAACCAAACACTAACAATCACTAGACGATTGCGAGCAATAATAGTATAATGTTACAACTTTGGAGGTAAAACTTGCATACTCCATCAAACAACTAATTGTACATCGCCATCCTCCAAAGTCCAGACTAACTCCAGCCTCCAGGATTTTCTCTCACAGTTGAAACAAGAGTATATGTTTATGCGTTTCCTCTAGATGAATTTGAGCAACAACCTTTCGGCGTCGCTAATTGCTATCATTAAAtacctctcaagtctcaacgtaACACTAGGAGATACTAATAACACAGTAATCACGAATCATTAATCAATTATTATCATAAACAAGTAATGAAATCACTAGCCACGAATTCATCAGCACCTCATTTGCATAATCTCGCAGAGCTCAACGAAGTATATAAGACATTTTGGATTACCTAATGTGGCAGCGGAGCAAgggagagcggagaggagggcgtcgcAGTAGACTCCCGCGGGCttgtcgacgacggcgagccacTCGTCCTCGAACACGACGGGCGCGGAGGAGTAGGCGGCGGAGCGCGCCGAGGCCGTCATGGCGCGCCGGAGCTCCACGTCCTTGGACGCCGCCGGGTAGGGAGGGGAGACCGGGACCGGGTACTCCCCGGTTGCCGCCGACATCGCGAGCGATAGGTCTCCtcctgcagcggcggcgacgaggcggcgcgccggtggcagcggcggcggcggcggcgtggtcagtgcggcggcgaagcggggcgagtggaggaggaggggtagTCTCGTCATTTGCCACTCCCAAGGAAGAAAATAAAGTCGAGTTTAGCCCCTAAACTATATGCGATTTTCTTGTTGggtttaaactttttttaataaggGGGTTTACAAGACTAAATAtcgtaaaactacatatttactaataataaaattatcacaaaacttcAAATTTTAGGATTTAAATTCTTAGCACTAATATTATATTTGAGTTACATATATTCAAGTTTTTTGGATTAAATTGATAATTAATCTATAGTTTTCTAATAGTTTTGTtataaaatctgtagttttgcgatatttcatattaaaattgtagttCTATAGTAAATTTAGTATTGAATCTATAGTTGTTAAATATgtggggcctgttcactttgatgcaattttcaaccatatcaatttttttagtaaaattaaaaaaatgtatatgtttagtttgttgctaaatttagtcaatacataagaaattctgtcaaaattttggcaattgctaaaacttgataaggtttattttagctataatCTAAACAAACCCGTGATTTTGCGataatttgataaaaatatctATAATTCTGTGAGATttactttttttc
This genomic window from Oryza sativa Japonica Group chromosome 12, ASM3414082v1 contains:
- the LOC4352511 gene encoding DNA-directed RNA polymerases II, IV and V subunit 9B; the encoded protein is MSTMKFCRECNNILYPKEDRDQKILLYACRNCDHQEVADNNCVYRNVVHHSAGEFTQVLQDVAGDPTLPRTKAVRCAVCGHGEAVFFQATARGEEGMTLFFVCCNPSCGHRWRE
- the LOC4352512 gene encoding RNA pseudouridine synthase 1, whose translation is MTRLPLLLHSPRFAAALTTPPPPPLPPARRLVAAAAGGDLSLAMSAATGEYPVPVSPPYPAASKDVELRRAMTASARSAAYSSAPVVFEDEWLAVVDKPAGVYCDALLSALPCSAATLGDEATKPNLHLANRLDRDTSGLMVITKCNKVAGKLVKAFTEHKVKKTYLALCIGYPPAWEKIKICSGHGRSKHGAWRVYAMSDVGRSLPGGSVVRDMSTRFEVLGINGKGQFREPSNFEVDETESITVQEKAADLTSDGDEKNSIILVRAYPQSGRTHQIRLHCQYLGFPIRGDVKYSGVIEWNGVDYDGHALHAESLSFVHPVTGLPVTFRSPLPSWANEFISTMA